The region GACCGCGTGGTGGGCTTCGTCTCGGAGATCGACCTCATGGACGCGCTCCTGCGCGACGATCCCGGGGAGACGCTCGCGCGCGACATCATGTCGACTCCGGCCATCACGATCGACGAGTTCGCACCGGCCGAGGAGGCCATGACCATGCTGCGGGAGCGCGGCATCCATCACCTCCCCGTCGTGCGGCAAGGGCGCCTGGTCGGGATCATCGCGCCGGTCGACGTCCTGCGGTATTACGTCGACCACGTGCTGCCGAAGCCACCGGAGGCGGGATGAGCGCCACGCGAAGCGCGATCGCCGAGCTCTTCCGCGAGAGCGCCAAGGTGCGGGACGTGTTCCTGGCCGAGCAGTCCGAAGCCCTCGAGCGCGCGATCGACCTCGTCGCGGCAGCGCTCGGAGCCGACCACAAGGTCCTCCTGTTCGGGAACGGCGGCAGCGCGGCCGACGCCCAGCACATCGCCGCCGAGTTCGTCGGGCGGTTCTATGGCGAGCGGCGCGCCCTGCCGGCCATCGCGCTCACGACCGACACGTCGGCGCTCACGGCCATCTCCAACGACTACGGCTACGACGAGGTGTTCGCGCGGCAGGTGCGCGGGCTCGCGCGTCCGGGCGACGTCGCGATCGCCATCTCCACCAGCGGGAAGTCGGCGAGCGTGCTGCGTGCGGTCGAAGCGGCGAAGATCCTCGGCGTGAAGACGATCGGATTCACGGGCGGCACCGGCGGACCGCTCGCGTCGCTGGTCGACGTCGAGCTCCGCGTCTCGGCGAGCACCATGTCGGCGCGTATCCAGGAGACGCACATCCTCGCCGGCCACGTCATCTGCGAGCTCGTGGATCGGAAGCTCTTCGGCACGTCCCGGACCCTCTCGTGAGCCGCCGCCGGCGAATGAAGCGGCGTCCGGCACCCGCGCCACTCGATCCGCGTCGCGTGCGCACCGTCCCGCTGGGGCGCCGTCCGAGCAAGGTCGAGAAGGGCCTCCTCGGAGCGCCCGTTCGCTCCGGGCGGTCGATGCGGGCGTTCCTTCGCGGCCTCCCGGACATCCTGGGGGCGCGCGATCTCCGGACCGCCGCCGAGAAGATCGCGGGCGCGATCCGCCGCGGGCGACCGGTCGTGCTCGGCATGGGCGCGCATCCCATCAAGGTCGGGCTGGGGCCGCTCATCGTCGACCTCCTCGAGCGCAGCCGGCTCGCGGCCGTGGCCATGAACGGCGCCTGCCTGGTCCACGACTTCGAGCTCGCGTGGGGGGGCAAGACGTCGGAAGACGTTGGGCCCGGCCTCGATCGCGGGCTCTTCGGCATGGCGCGAGAGACCGGCGAGTTCCTGAACCGCGCGACGTCCGACGGCGTGACCGCCGGCCTGGGGCTCGGGCGGGCCGTGGGCGCGGCCATCCTGCGCGCGCGGCTCCCCTTCCGCCGCACCAGCATCCTCGCGGCGTGCGCCCGCCTGGACCTGCCGGCGACCGTCCACGTGGCCGTCGGCACCGACATCATCCACATGCACCCGAGCGCCGACGGCGCCGCGATCGGTGAGGGCAGCCTGCGCGACTTCCGCGTCCTGTCGGCCGTCGTGGGACGGCTCGACGGCGGGGTCTACCTCAACCTCGGCTCGGCGGTCATCATGCCCGAGGTGTTCGTGAAAGCCTTGAACCTCGCCCGCAACGTCGGCCATCCCGTGCGGCGCGTGACGACCGTCGACATGGACTTCATCCGTCACTATCGACCGGGCGTGAACGTCGTCGCGCGGCCGACCGCCATCGGCGGGCTAGGGATCCGTCTCACCGGGCACCACGAGATCATGTTCCCGCTTCTCTGGTCGGCCGTGGAGGAGGCGCTCCGCTGATCACCCTCACGACCGACTTCGGGACGACCGACCCGTTCGTCGGCATCATGAAGGGCGTGATCGCGAGCCGCGCACCGGGAGCGGCCGTGGTCGACGTCTCGCACGGCATCCCGCCCCAGAACGTGCTCGCCGGCGCGCTCGTGCTGCGCGCCGCGGCACCGTATTTCCCCCGCGGGACGACCCACGTCGCGGTCGTCGATCCGGGTGTCGGAACCGATCGCCGGGCCGTGTGCATCGAGACGGCCGAGGCCTGCTTCGTCGGACCCGACAACGGGGTCCTCTCCCTGGCGGCACCTCCCGAGCGGGTCCGGCGCATCGTCGAGCTCGAGAACCCTCGCTTCCACCTCTCGCCTCGTAGTCGCACGTTCGACGGGCGCGACGTCTTCGCGCCGGTGGCGGCCGCGCTCGAGACTGGTACGGGCGTCTCGGACCTCGGCGCGGAGCGCACCGACCTGGTCCGGGTGTCGCTGCCCGCCCCGGTGCGGGAGGGCGCGACGATTCGTGGCGAGGTCGTCTACGTGGACGGGTTTGGCAACCTCGCGACCAACATCGAGGCGCGCGACCTGCCTTCCGCCGTCGCGCGGATGGAAGTCGCCGGGCGGCGCATCGACGCCCTGTCAGCCACCTATGGGGCGGTCGCTCCCGGGGCCCCCGTCGCGCTCGTGAACAGCTGGGGCGTCGTCGAGATCGCGGTCCGGGACGGCAACGCGCGGGCGACCCTGGGCATCGGCGTCGGTGCGCCGGTCGTCATCGTGGGCGCATGAACCGTCGCCGCCTGCTCGTCCACGGGGGGCTGTTCGCGCTGACGGTCGTCACCGCGACCGCGGCCGGCGCGATCTGGGACGGCGTCGACCCCTTCGTT is a window of Candidatus Eisenbacteria bacterium DNA encoding:
- a CDS encoding CBS domain-containing protein, which codes for MRGHARNIMTERVTKILPDTLLPEIAATLVDAGFGGLPVCDDDDRVVGFVSEIDLMDALLRDDPGETLARDIMSTPAITIDEFAPAEEAMTMLRERGIHHLPVVRQGRLVGIIAPVDVLRYYVDHVLPKPPEAG
- a CDS encoding SIS domain-containing protein, giving the protein MSATRSAIAELFRESAKVRDVFLAEQSEALERAIDLVAAALGADHKVLLFGNGGSAADAQHIAAEFVGRFYGERRALPAIALTTDTSALTAISNDYGYDEVFARQVRGLARPGDVAIAISTSGKSASVLRAVEAAKILGVKTIGFTGGTGGPLASLVDVELRVSASTMSARIQETHILAGHVICELVDRKLFGTSRTLS
- a CDS encoding SAM-dependent chlorinase/fluorinase translates to MTLTTDFGTTDPFVGIMKGVIASRAPGAAVVDVSHGIPPQNVLAGALVLRAAAPYFPRGTTHVAVVDPGVGTDRRAVCIETAEACFVGPDNGVLSLAAPPERVRRIVELENPRFHLSPRSRTFDGRDVFAPVAAALETGTGVSDLGAERTDLVRVSLPAPVREGATIRGEVVYVDGFGNLATNIEARDLPSAVARMEVAGRRIDALSATYGAVAPGAPVALVNSWGVVEIAVRDGNARATLGIGVGAPVVIVGA